GGTAACAATATGACAATGAGGCAATGGATCATTTAAAATTCCTTTAGCAATTAAACCTGCAGGATGAGAAATATCTGCCATTAAAATAGCACCAACACTATCAGCAATCTCTCTAAATTTTTCAAAATCTATATCTCTAGAATATGCAGAAGCACCAGCAATAATCAATTTTGGTTTATGCTCTTGTGCTTGTTTAGCTACATGATCGTAATCTATTCTTCCTGTTGCTCTATCTACACCGTAAAAAACTGGGTTGTATAATTTACCAGAAAAATTTACTGGAGAACCATGTGTTAAATGCCCACCATGAGATAAATCGAAACCTAAAATAGTATCACCAGGTTTTAAACATGCAAAAAATACAGCTGTATTTGCCTGAGAACCAGAATGTGGTTGCACATTTACATATTCTGCACCAAATAATTCTTTAGCTCTGTCTATTGCAATTTGCTCTATAACATCAACTACTTCACAACCTCCATAATATCTTTTACCAGGATATCCTTCAGCATATTTATTGGTTAAAATAGAACCTTGGGCTCTCATTACGTCATCACTTACAAAGTTTTCTGAAGCGATTAACTCTAAACCATTTAATTGTCTTTCTTTTTCTTCCTGAATAAGGTCAAAAATTTGATTGTCTAATTGCATTGTTGTTGTTTTTAAAGAAGTTCCAAAAATAACAAAATCCTTTTTGTAAAAAACATGTTTTAACGATATTTTATTATTTTTTGCAATTATTGTATTTTAAAGAAAAAAGTACTGTTAAAAATGCATTTTTCGTGGTTTTTTTATTTCAAAATGCAAAAAAATTATGTAGGTTTGATAAAAATAAATCGAACTAGAATGATCATAACAGCAAATAATCCTAATAGAAAATCTTGGTTAAAAGTAGATAAAGACTCAGACTTCCCAATACAGAACATTCCTTTTGGTGTTTTTATTACAAGAGATGACATTATTACCATTGGAAGTAGAATTGGAAATTTCGCCATAGATTTAGGTGCTTTTCATCAATTAGGCTATTTTAAAGGAATACCACTTACTGACGATATTTTTCTACAAGATAATTTAAATGATTTTATTGCTGATGGTCGTAAAACATGGCGTTTAGTTAGAAATAGAATTGCAGAAGTTTTTGATGTTACCAATGGTAATTTAAGAGATAATGCAAATCATAAAGACAAAATTATCTTTAGAATGGATGAAGTAGAAATGTTGTTACCTGTTGCTGTGGGTGATTATACAGATTTCTACGCGAGTAAAGAACACGCAACAAATGTTGGTTCTTTATTTAGAGATCCAGAAAATGCTTTGTTACCAAATTGGTTGCATGTACCAATTGGTTATCATGGTAGAAGTTCTTCTATCATTCCTTCTGGAACACCAATTAGAAGACCTTATGGACAAACAAAACCTTCAGAAGGAAGCAATACTCCAGGATTTGGACCAACAAAATTATTAGATTTCGAACTTGAAATGGCTTTTATAACAACAGATGCTAACGTTTTAGGTGATAGAATTCCGATTGAAGAAACTGAAGAATATATTTTTGGTTTGGTACAATTTAATGATTGGTCTGCTAGAGACATTCAAGCTTGGGAATATGTGCCTTTAGGTCCGTTTTTAGGAAAAAACTTTGCCTCAACTATTTCTTCTTGGATTGTTACTTTAGACGCTTTAGAGCCTTTTAGAGTAGACAACCCGAAACAAGTTCATGAACCTTTACCTTATCTAAAACAAGAAGGAAAAGGAAGCTACGATATTCATTTACAAGTAGGTCTTCAACCAGAAAACGGAGAAGAAACAATACTTGCCAACTCTAATTTTAAATATATGTATTGGACAATGGCGCAACAATTAGCACATCATACTGTAAATGGTTGCCCTGTTGAAGCTGGAGATTTAATGGGATCTGGAACAATTTCTGGCCCAACAAAGGATAGTTATGGTTCTCTTTTAGAATTAACTTGGCGAGGACAAAATCCTATCAAATTAAAAGATGGTACAGAACGTAAATTTATAAATGATAACGATACTGTAATTATGCGTGCATATTGTAAAAATGATGAAGTACGTATTGGTTTTGGTGAATGTGTGGGTAAAATATTACCAGCAAAATAATCGTTTTATGAAATTTGTTAACACTCTGTTTTTAATATTTTTTGTTGCTTTCAACTTTGGGTGTTCAGAAGGAAATAATTGTGCAGAAAGAATAACTGTGCCAGATAATGTTATAAAAACAAGTACAGGTTACACGTTTGAGCCTTCCTATTGGATTGATCTTCCTTGTGATTATGATGTAACAACATTACTTGATGTTTCTGAAGTTTTACAAAATTTCTCTTATGAAATGATTAGCTTTAATTTTAATCCTGATACAGGTAATAATACTTCTAAATTAGAATTTGAAGTTGCTTTAAAAAACAATAATAATTTTGCAGTAGAAGGAGTTCCTGTTTTTTTAATGAGAACAGATGGTCTAGAATCAAGCGAAAATTATACAGGTAATAATGGAAGCTGTAATACGATTAATGCTAATAAAACGTGTACCTTTAGCTTCACAAAAGAAGTTTCTTTATATGTTGAAATTATTAATTCTGTTGAATTAGTTTCTGTTAAATATTTATTGATAAAATAAATATTATAATCTTATTATATTAGAAAGCCTCACAAATTTGTGAGGCTTTTTGTTGTAAAAAAACAACAAGCAAAACCATAAATAATTAATTGCTATTAAAAGCTAATTTACAAAAGTCCTCTCCCACTTTATCTGTAATTTTTTCACTAACTTTAGTACTTAAAAAACAAAAAAAATTACATGGACACGTTAGATTCAACACTAACGAACCTTACATAGTTAAACTATCTTTGAAAATGTCTACAAATAACTTCAACATATTAGGCTTAACAAACGAGCAAGTAACTCTTGCAAGGAATAAATTTGGACAAAACACATTAGACTATAAAAAAGAAAACGGTTTCTTAAATACCTTGAAACATATTGTTAAAGAACCAATGACAATTTTATTATTGGTTGCAGCTTCTATCTATTTTATTAGTGGCGAAATAGCTGACGGTTTTTTCTTAGTAGCTGCTATTTTATTCATTACTTCAATTTCATTATACCAAGATTCTAGAAGTAAGAACGTACTAGAAAAACTAAAAGATTTTTCTCAACCCAATTGCAAAGTTATTCGCAATGGTAAAATAGAAGAAATAAAAAGCCATGATTTAGTAATTGGTGATAATTTAATGGTGGAAGAAGGAACATTTATTTCAGCAGATGGACGTATTATTCATTCCAACGACTTTTCGGTAAACCAATCTATACTAACAGGCGAGTCGTTCGCTGTTTTTAAAGATAAAACACAAGAAGATAATTTTATTTATAGTGGTACTACTGTTGCAAGTGGTTTGGCCATTGCAATAATTACTGCTATAGGTAAGCAAACCAAATTAGGAAAAATTGGAACGAGTCTAGAAAGTATCATTGATGAAAAAACACCATTAGAAATACAAATTACAAATTTTGTAAAGAAGATGGCTATCATAGGTACTATAGCTTTTGTCTTAGTTTGGGCAATTAATTTTTGGGGTTCTCAAAGTTTATTGAATAGCTTATTGCAGTCCCTTACTTTAGCAATGAGTATTTTTCCTGAAGAAATCCCTGTTGCTTTTACAACCTTTATGGCTTTAGGTGCATGGCGTTTAATGAAAATGGGAATTGTAGTTAAGCAAATGAAAACTGTTGAAACATTAGGTAGTGCAACTGTTATTTGTACTGATAAAACAGGAACAATTACTGAAAACAAGATGAGTCTAGCAAAACTATTTTTGCTATCATCAAATAAAATATTTCAACCCAACGAACAATTAACAGATGACGAAAAACAACTTATAAATCTGGCAATGTGGGCAAGTGAACCTATTCCTTTTGACCCAATGGAAATAGCATTACACCAAGCTTATAAAAATATTGCAAAAAATGATGAACGACCAAATTACAAATTCATTCATGAATACCCATTAAGTGGCAAACCACCTATGATGACACATATATTTGAAGACGATAAAGGCAACAGAATTATAGCTGCAAAAGGTGCTCCTGAAGCTTTGATAAATGTTTCAAACCTCACAGAAATAGAGAAACAAAAAATATATGACGCCATTCAACTTATAGCAAATGATGGTTATAGAGTATTAGGTATAGGTGTCTCAAATTTTACAGAAAATATTTACCCTTCAAAACAACAAGATTTGCTATTTCAATTTAAAGGTATTGTTGCCTTTTATGATCCACCAAAAAAGAACATTCAAAAAGTTTTAGAAGATTTTTATACTGCAGGTATTGCTGTAAAAATTATAACAGGTGACAATGCAGTAACAACTGAAGCAATTGCAAAACAAATTGGATTTAGAGGTTATGAAAAAAATATTACTGGTGACGAATTAATGAAGTTAAAAGATGATGAATTAAAAACCTGCGTAATGAACACTACAATTTTTACTCGTATGTTTCCAGAAGCAAAATTAAAAATTATCAATGCTTTAAAATCTTCGAATCAAATAGTTGCAATGACTGGAGATGGTGTTAATGATGGACCAGCCTTAAAAGCAGCACATATTGGTATTGCAATGGGTGAAAAAGGTACTGAAATTGCAAAACAAGCTGCATCATTAATTTTATTAGAAGATGATTTATCAAAAATGGTTGATGCAATAGCAATGGGCAGAAAAATATATACGAATCTAAAAAAGGCAATACAATACATTATTTCTATACACATTCCTATAATACTAACTGTATTTATTCCTTTAGCTTTAGGATGGATTTACCCTAATATTTTTTCTCCAATTCACATTATATTTTTAGAAATAATTATGGGACCTACTTGTTCTATTATTTATGAAAATGAACCAATGGAAAAAAATACAATGTCGCAGAAACCTAAAGCATTAACAACTACTTTTTTTAATTGGAAAGAATTATCCATAAGTATTGTACAGGGATTAATGATAACATTAGGAACATTGTTTATTTACCAGTATTCGGTGATTAGTGGTTATGATGAAGAGCTGACAAGAACAATGACTTTTACTGTTTTGATAGCCGCAAATATTTTTCTTACTTTAATAAACCGCTCTTTTTATTATTCAATTTTAACGACTTTAAAGTATAAGAATAATATGGTTCTGTTTATCATTTTTATTACTATTGCTATTGTAGGTCTTATTCTTTATGTAAAACCATTAACAACTTTTTTTGAATTTAAAACATTGAATTTATCACAATTATTAAGCTGTATTGCAATTGGTTTTATTTCAGTAATTTGGTTTGAAATTGTAAAACTAATTAAGAGAACAAAGAATCAAAGTTCAACAACTAATTATTTATAAATCTTTAAATTCACTTTATAATGACGAATTAATTTTACGCTATTAACTTATAATTTTCTTTAATAAGCCAAATACCTTTTTTTCGATTACATCTACAGAACCATCTGCAAAAAAGACATTTTTTATATCTTTTAATAATGCCTCTTTCTCTTCTTGATTCAGCTTATTCTCAGAAATATATTGCTGAATTTTATTTAAATTATCTTCATCAGAATCTATAACCACTTCTGTATGAATTTTATGAAATGTGGTTTCATCTACTTTAGAAAGAATGTACTCTTCTTCTTCTTTAGTTTCAAAATAATTACAATGAGCAGCATATAAAAGTACATATGCTTCAAATTCCTCTCTAGTCCATTTTAGTGTTCCCATCTTATTTTTCTATTGGTAAATTCTTTGTACTTCCCCACTCTGTCCAAGATCCATCATAAACAGCATATTCTTTTATTCCTGTAATTTCTGCACTTAAAGCTAATACCGAAGCTGTAATTCCTGTTCCACAAGAAAAAATAAGTTCTTTATTTTTAGGGTTCATTTCACTAAAGATCGCTTTTAAATCATCTTCCGATTTTAACATTCCATTTTCTAGAACTTCAGAAAAAGGCAAACTCACAGAATTAGGAATATGACCTCCTTTTACATCACTTCTTGGTTCTGGTAATGTTGCATAAAAACGTCCTTTAGAACGTGCATCAGCAATTAAAATAGCTTCATTATCTATCGCAGAAAGCACATCATTCGTAAATTTTATTTTTTCTGGTTGATAATCAACTTTAAAATTCCCTTTTAAAAATACATTTTTCTGCTGTTTTTCAACAGGATATTTATTTTCTTCCCATTTAGGGAAACCTCCATCTAAAATAGCAATATTCTTAAAGCCCATTAGTTGAAACATCCACCAAACTCTTGGTGAAGAATATATTCCTAAATCATCATAACAAACAATAATACTATCTTTATTTATCCCAAAATCTTGAACTTTCTCTTCAAATGCTTCTGGTGATAAAATTGTATTCGGAAATGGAGCATTTACATCAGAAAATGTCTTTTTAATATCAAAAAAAACAGCACCTATAATTTGTTTTTTATCATCAGAAATTGATGCTTTAGATTTTGCTGTCGCTTTAGGAATTGTACAATCTAAAATAATTAGTTGTTCATTTTCTAAATTAGAATGCAACCAATCTACTGAAACTATCGGTTTGGTTATTTTTAAAGACATTA
The window above is part of the Polaribacter sp. SA4-12 genome. Proteins encoded here:
- a CDS encoding sulfurtransferase; this encodes MSLKITKPIVSVDWLHSNLENEQLIILDCTIPKATAKSKASISDDKKQIIGAVFFDIKKTFSDVNAPFPNTILSPEAFEEKVQDFGINKDSIIVCYDDLGIYSSPRVWWMFQLMGFKNIAILDGGFPKWEENKYPVEKQQKNVFLKGNFKVDYQPEKIKFTNDVLSAIDNEAILIADARSKGRFYATLPEPRSDVKGGHIPNSVSLPFSEVLENGMLKSEDDLKAIFSEMNPKNKELIFSCGTGITASVLALSAEITGIKEYAVYDGSWTEWGSTKNLPIEK
- a CDS encoding cation-translocating P-type ATPase, whose amino-acid sequence is MSTNNFNILGLTNEQVTLARNKFGQNTLDYKKENGFLNTLKHIVKEPMTILLLVAASIYFISGEIADGFFLVAAILFITSISLYQDSRSKNVLEKLKDFSQPNCKVIRNGKIEEIKSHDLVIGDNLMVEEGTFISADGRIIHSNDFSVNQSILTGESFAVFKDKTQEDNFIYSGTTVASGLAIAIITAIGKQTKLGKIGTSLESIIDEKTPLEIQITNFVKKMAIIGTIAFVLVWAINFWGSQSLLNSLLQSLTLAMSIFPEEIPVAFTTFMALGAWRLMKMGIVVKQMKTVETLGSATVICTDKTGTITENKMSLAKLFLLSSNKIFQPNEQLTDDEKQLINLAMWASEPIPFDPMEIALHQAYKNIAKNDERPNYKFIHEYPLSGKPPMMTHIFEDDKGNRIIAAKGAPEALINVSNLTEIEKQKIYDAIQLIANDGYRVLGIGVSNFTENIYPSKQQDLLFQFKGIVAFYDPPKKNIQKVLEDFYTAGIAVKIITGDNAVTTEAIAKQIGFRGYEKNITGDELMKLKDDELKTCVMNTTIFTRMFPEAKLKIINALKSSNQIVAMTGDGVNDGPALKAAHIGIAMGEKGTEIAKQAASLILLEDDLSKMVDAIAMGRKIYTNLKKAIQYIISIHIPIILTVFIPLALGWIYPNIFSPIHIIFLEIIMGPTCSIIYENEPMEKNTMSQKPKALTTTFFNWKELSISIVQGLMITLGTLFIYQYSVISGYDEELTRTMTFTVLIAANIFLTLINRSFYYSILTTLKYKNNMVLFIIFITIAIVGLILYVKPLTTFFEFKTLNLSQLLSCIAIGFISVIWFEIVKLIKRTKNQSSTTNYL
- the glyA gene encoding serine hydroxymethyltransferase, yielding MQLDNQIFDLIQEEKERQLNGLELIASENFVSDDVMRAQGSILTNKYAEGYPGKRYYGGCEVVDVIEQIAIDRAKELFGAEYVNVQPHSGSQANTAVFFACLKPGDTILGFDLSHGGHLTHGSPVNFSGKLYNPVFYGVDRATGRIDYDHVAKQAQEHKPKLIIAGASAYSRDIDFEKFREIADSVGAILMADISHPAGLIAKGILNDPLPHCHIVTTTTHKTLRGPRGGMIMIGKDFENPFGLKLKSGKLKKMSTLINSSVFPGNQGGPLEHVIAAKAVAFGEALTDEFLEYQLQVKANAAEMAKEFVAKGYDIISGGTDNHCMLIDLRNKDISGKDAEIALGKADITVNKNMVPFDDKSPFVTSGIRIGTAAITTRGLEEEDMKAVVNFIDEAIQNAENEEALHEIGERVSHMMSARRLFVM
- the fahA gene encoding fumarylacetoacetase yields the protein MIITANNPNRKSWLKVDKDSDFPIQNIPFGVFITRDDIITIGSRIGNFAIDLGAFHQLGYFKGIPLTDDIFLQDNLNDFIADGRKTWRLVRNRIAEVFDVTNGNLRDNANHKDKIIFRMDEVEMLLPVAVGDYTDFYASKEHATNVGSLFRDPENALLPNWLHVPIGYHGRSSSIIPSGTPIRRPYGQTKPSEGSNTPGFGPTKLLDFELEMAFITTDANVLGDRIPIEETEEYIFGLVQFNDWSARDIQAWEYVPLGPFLGKNFASTISSWIVTLDALEPFRVDNPKQVHEPLPYLKQEGKGSYDIHLQVGLQPENGEETILANSNFKYMYWTMAQQLAHHTVNGCPVEAGDLMGSGTISGPTKDSYGSLLELTWRGQNPIKLKDGTERKFINDNDTVIMRAYCKNDEVRIGFGECVGKILPAK